From a region of the Castanea sativa cultivar Marrone di Chiusa Pesio chromosome 10, ASM4071231v1 genome:
- the LOC142611702 gene encoding cytochrome P450 87A3 isoform X1, which translates to MWGLCIGALVIISITHFVYRWRNPRCKGKLPPGSMGLPLLGEILQFFTPNTSSDIPPFIKKRMDRYGPIFKTNLVGRPVVISTDPDLNYFIFQQEGVLFQSWYPDTFTEIFGRQNVGSLHGFLYKYLKNMVLNLFGPESLKKMLPEVEQAANRTLHQWSCQDTIELKDATASMIFDLTAKKLISYEPDKSSENLRTNFVAFIQGLISFPLDIPGTAYHKCLQGRKMAMRMLKTMLQERRAMPRKQQSDFFDYVLEELRKDGTILTEAIALDLMFVLLFASFETTSLAITLAIKFLSDHPLVLKQLTEEHEAILNQRENADAGLTWKEYKSMTFTFQFINETVRLANIVPGIFRKALRDIQFKVKPNMTNNTNIDAGYTIPASWGVMVCPPAVHLNPVKYKDPLAFDPSRWEGVELNGATKHFMAFGGGIRFCVGTEFTKAQMAVFLHCLVTKYRWQTIKGGNIVRTPGLQFPNGFHVHLMKKDTREQQTTYNST; encoded by the exons ATGTGGGGCTTGTGCATTGGAGCTTTAGTAATCATAAGCATCACACATTTTGTTTACCGCTGGAGAAATCCCAGATGCAAAGGAAAACTCCCACCAGGTTCAATGGGATTACCACTCCTTGGTGAGATTCTGCAGTTCTTCACTCCCAACACTTCTTCTGATATTCCtcctttcataaaaaaaagaatggataG GTATGGACCAATATTCAAGACCAATTTAGTGGGACGACCAGTTGTAATCTCAACGGACCCGGATCTCAATTACTTTATATTCCAACAAGAAGGAGTACTGTTCCAGAGCTGGTACCCAGATACATTCACAGAGATTTTTGGAAGACAGAACGTGGGTTCCTTACATGGTTTCTTGTACAAGTACCTCAAGAACATGGTGCTAAATCTCTTTGGTCCTGAGAGCCTTAAGAAGATGCTCCCTGAAGTTGAACAAGCAGCAAATAGAACATTACACCAATGGTCATGTCAAGACACCATTGAATTAAAAGATGCAACTGCAAGT ATGATTTTCGATCTGACTGCAAAGAAACTGATCAGTTATGAACCTGATAAGTCCTCTGAGAATCTAAGGACGAACTTCGTGGCATTCATACAGGGATTAATCTCCTTTCCTCTGGACATTCCTGGGACAGCTTATCACAAATGTTTACAG GGAAGGAAAATGGCAATGAGGATGCTGAAAACCATGCTACAGGAAAGACGGGCAATGCCTAGGAAGCAGCAAAGTGATTTTTTTGATTATGTCCTTGAAGAACTTCGAAAGGATGGAACGATACTCACAGAGGCAATAGCTCTGGATTTGATGTTTGTGCTACTGTTTGCCAGCTTTGAAACGACTTCCCTTGCTATAACTTTAGCAATTAAGTTTCTTTCAGACCATCCTCTCGTGTTGAAGCAATTAACG GAAGAGCATGAGGCAATTCTTAACCAAAGGGAAAATGCTGATGCTGGACTTACATGGAAAGAATACAAATCAATGACATTTACATTTCAG TTCATCAATGAAACAGTTAGACTGGCAAATATTGTTCCCGGGATCTTCCGCAAAGCACTCAGAGATATACAGTTTAAAG TTAAGCCTAATATgacaaataatacaaatattgATGCAGGATATACCATTCCAGCAAGTTGGGGGGTTATGGTCTGTCCCCCAGCTGTACACTTGAACCCTGTAAAATACAAAGATCCCCTTGCTTTTGATCCATCGAGATGGGAG GGAGTGGAATTAAACGGTGCAACCAAACATTTCATGGCTTTTGGTGGTGGCATAAGATTTTGTGTTGGAACAGAATTTACTAAGGCGCAAATGGCTGTGTTTCTCCATTGTCTGGTAACAAAGTACAG GTGGCAAACAATCAAAGGAGGAAATATTGTCCGAACTCCTGGTTTACAATTTCCAAATGGTTTCCACGTTCATCTCATGAAGAAAGATACAAGGGAACAACAAACAACATATAACTCCACATAA
- the LOC142612098 gene encoding protein HAPLESS 2 yields the protein MNTKTTILFLLFVLASHGVAGVQILSKSKLQKCEKSSESGDLNCTKKIVLNMAVPSGSSGGEASIVAEIVEVEDNSSSNMQTLRIPPVLTVNKSAAYAMYQLTYIRDVPYKPEELYVKTRKCQPDADAKVVQICERLRDDKGHIIEHTQPICCPCGPQRRVPSSCGNFFDKLMKGKANTAHCLRFPGDWFHVFGIGQRSLGFSVQIQVKTGSKISEVVVGPENRTATSNDNFLRVNLIGDFAGYTNIPTFEDFYLVIPRQGGPGQPQNLGGNFSLWMLLERVRFTLDGLECNKIGVSFEAFNGQPNFCASPFWSCLHNQLWNFREADKNRITRNQLPLYGVEGRFERINQHPNAGSHSFSIGVTEVLNTNLLLELSADDIEYVYQRSPGKILSVSIPTFEALTQFGVATITTKNTGELEASYSLTFDCSRDVILMEEQFFIMKPKEITNRSFKLYPTTDQAAKYVCAAILKDSNFNEADRAECQFTTTATVLDNGSQVCTPFQPPESGINGFFDSIESIWNKIRRGLLDFITGKTCRRKCSGFFDFRCHIQYICMSWIVMFGLLLAIFPTVLVLLWLLHQKGLFDPFYDWWEDHFGDDNQSIRQRNDFDHHHIHVNKHHEQPRHHKHGAHHKRRSNYNERRHNHSGRDTDYNYYVDHVHKEKHKHRRSKHLGSLQQVDDNIGHHRRRKERETMKGLSKASRYI from the exons ATGAATACAAAGACGACGATCTTGTTTCTCTTATTCGTTCTCGCTTCTCATGGCGTTGCCGGAGTCCAGATCCTCTCTAAATCTAAGCTCCAGAAATGCGAGAAGAGTTCCGAATCCGGTGATCTCAACTGCACCAAGAAGATCGTCTTGAACATGGCGGTTCCCAGTGGCTCC AGTGGGGGAGAGGCCTCGATTGTGGCGGAAATAGTGGAGGTGGAGGATAACTCATCCAGCAACATGCAAACACTGCGAATACCACCCGTGCTTACGGTCAACAAATCTGCTGCATATGCCATGTATCAGCTTACATATATACGA GATGTTCCTTATAAACCTGAAGAGTTATACGTTAAGACACGTAAATGTCAGCCAGATGCAGATGCCAAAGTTGTGCAGATATGTGAAAG GTTACGAGATGATAAAGGTCACATTATTGAGCATACCCAG CCAATTTGTTGTCCTTGTGGGCCTCAGCGGAGGGTGCCTTCATCATGTGGAAACTTTT tTGACAAGTTGATGAAAGGAAAGGCCAACACTGCACATTGTCTCCGATTTCCAGGTGATTG GTTCCATGTTTTTGGTATTGGACAGCGATCATTGGGATTCAGTGTCCAAATTCAAGTCAAGACTGGATCTAAGATTtcg GAAGTGGTTGTGGGTCCTGAAAATAGAACAGCAACATCTAATGATAATTTCTTAAGGGTTAATCTTATTGGTGATTTTGCTGGATACACAAATATACCAACATTTGAGGACTTCTACCTTGTTATACCCAGGCAG GGTGGCCCGGGTCAACCACAGAATTTGGGAGGGAATTTTTCTCTGTGGATGCTGCTTGAGAGAGTTAGATTTACCTTAGATGGGCTTGAATGTAACAAAATTGGTGTTAGTTTTGAGGCCTTTAATGGGCAACCAAACTTCTGTGCTTCACCATTTTGGAGTTGCTTGCATAATCAGCTGTGGAATTTCAGGGAG GCTGACAAGAATCGAATTACTAGGAATCAGTTGCCACTATACGGTGTGGAAGGAAGGTTTGAAAGGATAAACCAGCACCCA AATGCAGGGAGTCATTCGTTCTCCATAGGAGTCACTGAAGTTCTTAATACAAATCTTTTGCTAGAACTAAGTGCTGATGACATAGAATATGTTTACCAAAG GAGCCCTGGAAAAATCTTGAGCGTTAGCATACCAACATTTGAAGCCCTTACTCAATTCGGAGTTGCTAcaatcacaactaaaaatactgGTGAATTGGAAGCATCATATAGCTTAACG TTTGATTGCTCGAGAGATGTCATCCTCATGGAG GAACAATTCTTTATTATGAAGCCAAAAGAAATTACGAATCGATCTTTTAAACTCTATCCAACTACAGATCAAGCTGCCAAATATGTATGTGCTG CAATATTGAAGGACTCTAATTTTAATGAAGCTGATAGAGCTGAGTGCCAGTTTACTACTACAGCTACTGTTCTTGATAACGGATCACAGGTTTG TACTCCTTTTCAACCACCAGAGAGCGGTATAAATGGTTTCTTTGATTCTATAGAAAGCATTTGGAACAAAATACGGAGAGGTTTGTTAGATTTCATCACTGGAAAAACTTGCAG AAGAAAATGCTCTGGGTTTTTTGACTTCAGGTGCCACATACAGTATATATGTATGAGTTGGATAGTGATGTTTGGTTTACTTTTGGCAATTTTTCCAACAg TGCTTGTGCTTCTATGGCTTTTACATCAAAAAGGACTCTTTGATCCTTTTTATGACTGGTGGGAAGATCATTTTGGGGATGATAATCAGAGTATCAGGCAAAGAAATGATTTTGATCACCACCACATTCATGTCAATAAACATCATGAGCAGCCAAGGCACCACAAGCATGGTGCCCACCATAAACGAAGAAGCAATTACAATGAACGAAGACATAACCATTCTGGCAGAGACACTGATTATAATTACTATGTTGATCATGTTCACAAGGAAAAGCACAAGCATAGGCGTAGTAAGCATTTAGGTAGTCTTCAGCAAGTTGATGACAATATTGGGCATCACAGACggagaaaggaaagagagacTATGAAAGGGCTGTCCAAAGCAAGCAGATATATTTAG
- the LOC142611702 gene encoding cytochrome P450 87A3 isoform X2: MWGLCIGALVIISITHFVYRWRNPRCKGKLPPGSMGLPLLGEILQFFTPNTSSDIPPFIKKRMDRYGPIFKTNLVGRPVVISTDPDLNYFIFQQEGVLFQSWYPDTFTEIFGRQNVGSLHGFLYKYLKNMVLNLFGPESLKKMLPEVEQAANRTLHQWSCQDTIELKDATASMIFDLTAKKLISYEPDKSSENLRTNFVAFIQGLISFPLDIPGTAYHKCLQGRKMAMRMLKTMLQERRAMPRKQQSDFFDYVLEELRKDGTILTEAIALDLMFVLLFASFETTSLAITLAIKFLSDHPLVLKQLTEEHEAILNQRENADAGLTWKEYKSMTFTFQFINETVRLANIVPGIFRKALRDIQFKGYTIPASWGVMVCPPAVHLNPVKYKDPLAFDPSRWEGVELNGATKHFMAFGGGIRFCVGTEFTKAQMAVFLHCLVTKYRWQTIKGGNIVRTPGLQFPNGFHVHLMKKDTREQQTTYNST; the protein is encoded by the exons ATGTGGGGCTTGTGCATTGGAGCTTTAGTAATCATAAGCATCACACATTTTGTTTACCGCTGGAGAAATCCCAGATGCAAAGGAAAACTCCCACCAGGTTCAATGGGATTACCACTCCTTGGTGAGATTCTGCAGTTCTTCACTCCCAACACTTCTTCTGATATTCCtcctttcataaaaaaaagaatggataG GTATGGACCAATATTCAAGACCAATTTAGTGGGACGACCAGTTGTAATCTCAACGGACCCGGATCTCAATTACTTTATATTCCAACAAGAAGGAGTACTGTTCCAGAGCTGGTACCCAGATACATTCACAGAGATTTTTGGAAGACAGAACGTGGGTTCCTTACATGGTTTCTTGTACAAGTACCTCAAGAACATGGTGCTAAATCTCTTTGGTCCTGAGAGCCTTAAGAAGATGCTCCCTGAAGTTGAACAAGCAGCAAATAGAACATTACACCAATGGTCATGTCAAGACACCATTGAATTAAAAGATGCAACTGCAAGT ATGATTTTCGATCTGACTGCAAAGAAACTGATCAGTTATGAACCTGATAAGTCCTCTGAGAATCTAAGGACGAACTTCGTGGCATTCATACAGGGATTAATCTCCTTTCCTCTGGACATTCCTGGGACAGCTTATCACAAATGTTTACAG GGAAGGAAAATGGCAATGAGGATGCTGAAAACCATGCTACAGGAAAGACGGGCAATGCCTAGGAAGCAGCAAAGTGATTTTTTTGATTATGTCCTTGAAGAACTTCGAAAGGATGGAACGATACTCACAGAGGCAATAGCTCTGGATTTGATGTTTGTGCTACTGTTTGCCAGCTTTGAAACGACTTCCCTTGCTATAACTTTAGCAATTAAGTTTCTTTCAGACCATCCTCTCGTGTTGAAGCAATTAACG GAAGAGCATGAGGCAATTCTTAACCAAAGGGAAAATGCTGATGCTGGACTTACATGGAAAGAATACAAATCAATGACATTTACATTTCAG TTCATCAATGAAACAGTTAGACTGGCAAATATTGTTCCCGGGATCTTCCGCAAAGCACTCAGAGATATACAGTTTAAAG GATATACCATTCCAGCAAGTTGGGGGGTTATGGTCTGTCCCCCAGCTGTACACTTGAACCCTGTAAAATACAAAGATCCCCTTGCTTTTGATCCATCGAGATGGGAG GGAGTGGAATTAAACGGTGCAACCAAACATTTCATGGCTTTTGGTGGTGGCATAAGATTTTGTGTTGGAACAGAATTTACTAAGGCGCAAATGGCTGTGTTTCTCCATTGTCTGGTAACAAAGTACAG GTGGCAAACAATCAAAGGAGGAAATATTGTCCGAACTCCTGGTTTACAATTTCCAAATGGTTTCCACGTTCATCTCATGAAGAAAGATACAAGGGAACAACAAACAACATATAACTCCACATAA